A single region of the Rhodopirellula bahusiensis genome encodes:
- a CDS encoding MBL fold metallo-hydrolase — MLARKPLFPGVIELNFQAGEVLGCNVYLVHDSDEWILIDIGYEETVDDFIEIIRGLDFPLSRCKTLVATHADVDHIQGLAKAKQILKTTISAHPNAVEPLTTGDTLKTLAVIEAQDLRMAMPPVEIENQINDGDIITVGKKEIEVWHTPGHTDSQLAFRIGDVLLSGDNLYRDGCIGAIDAHHGSDIRSFIKSLTRIRDSDVKWLAPSHGPVFAKDNAMLDKVIERVSGYLHMADFGTLAEDWPLMNEWDEEVEQGILPEGLQAPTE; from the coding sequence ATGCTCGCAAGAAAACCCCTGTTTCCCGGCGTCATCGAGTTGAACTTCCAAGCCGGCGAAGTGCTCGGGTGCAACGTCTACTTGGTCCACGATTCCGATGAGTGGATCCTGATCGACATTGGCTACGAAGAGACCGTCGATGACTTCATCGAAATCATTCGCGGATTGGACTTTCCGCTGTCTCGCTGCAAGACGTTGGTCGCAACGCACGCGGACGTCGACCACATTCAGGGACTGGCCAAAGCCAAGCAGATTCTGAAGACCACGATCTCGGCGCATCCCAACGCAGTGGAGCCGCTGACGACCGGCGACACGCTGAAGACGTTGGCGGTCATTGAGGCTCAAGATTTGAGGATGGCGATGCCTCCCGTCGAGATTGAAAACCAGATCAACGACGGTGACATCATCACCGTCGGCAAGAAAGAAATCGAAGTCTGGCACACGCCCGGGCACACCGACAGCCAACTGGCGTTCCGCATCGGCGATGTGCTTCTGTCCGGTGACAACCTCTACCGAGACGGTTGCATCGGCGCGATCGACGCTCACCACGGAAGCGATATCCGATCGTTCATCAAATCACTCACGCGAATTCGCGACAGCGATGTGAAGTGGTTGGCACCCAGCCACGGCCCAGTGTTCGCGAAAGACAACGCGATGCTGGACAAAGTCATCGAGCGGGTCAGTGGCTACCTGCACATGGCCGATTTCGGAACGCTCGCGGAAGATTGGCCCTTAATGAACGAGTGGGATGAAGAAGTCGAGCAAGGCATCTTGCCCGAGGGACTTCAAGCTCCGACGGAATGA
- a CDS encoding sodium/glutamate symporter → MLHAIVFVCALLLIGVWLRQQVAWFRLGLIPASLIAGFLGLAFVQWFRWNERETLEPIVAALGPWPSILIAVVFAAMLLGKSDQDPSSSNRHLVRDVMQQGLMVWIIVLGQTVVGLWVTWLWVGPQFDLPSSAGMLIETGFAGGHGTAAAMGDVFKHASIGWDEGLDLGVMMATGGLVYGLVSGIVWIQLAVRLGWIQVESSTEDSNADTPRIENESNEPRAETQSEPASIGRARIDGSVIDPLLLQIIWLALAMGIGVAMQSGVGWVAEAIGADASVASAEVDAAETSEVADAGESQLRSRLTLASIVGSFPLFIYTLFGGAIVRMALRAIGQVRLIDETTIHRISGASMDLLVVAAVATLNLAAVASLWVPLAILFVAGSIWSTFCLLFLSRKILPADKWFPLGLINFGMSTGTTATGFVLLRVVDPELKTGAAEDYALAAPLSAPFVGGGMITVAMPLVVLSRISIAWPALLLATLLVVLIVLGIRSRRSI, encoded by the coding sequence ATGCTTCACGCCATCGTTTTTGTTTGCGCTCTTCTGCTGATTGGCGTTTGGTTGCGTCAACAAGTCGCATGGTTCCGGTTGGGATTGATCCCCGCGTCGTTGATCGCGGGTTTCTTGGGGTTGGCGTTCGTCCAGTGGTTCCGCTGGAATGAACGCGAAACGCTGGAGCCTATCGTGGCGGCCCTCGGTCCGTGGCCATCGATTCTCATCGCTGTCGTTTTCGCGGCGATGTTGTTGGGCAAAAGCGATCAGGACCCGTCGTCATCGAACCGTCATTTAGTTCGTGACGTTATGCAGCAAGGCCTGATGGTTTGGATCATCGTGCTCGGCCAGACCGTGGTGGGACTCTGGGTGACTTGGTTGTGGGTCGGGCCACAATTCGATTTGCCATCTTCGGCCGGAATGTTGATCGAAACCGGCTTCGCTGGCGGACATGGCACCGCCGCGGCAATGGGCGACGTATTCAAGCACGCTTCGATCGGTTGGGATGAAGGATTGGATTTGGGCGTCATGATGGCGACCGGTGGCTTGGTCTACGGATTGGTTTCGGGCATCGTTTGGATCCAATTGGCCGTTCGGTTGGGATGGATCCAAGTTGAAAGTTCCACCGAGGATTCGAACGCTGACACACCTCGAATCGAAAACGAATCCAACGAGCCACGGGCGGAAACGCAATCCGAACCAGCTTCGATCGGCCGAGCACGCATCGACGGAAGTGTGATTGATCCGCTGTTGTTGCAAATCATTTGGCTGGCTCTCGCCATGGGCATCGGTGTCGCGATGCAGTCCGGCGTTGGCTGGGTCGCGGAAGCGATCGGGGCCGATGCGAGCGTTGCGTCTGCTGAGGTGGATGCAGCCGAGACCAGCGAAGTTGCGGACGCTGGCGAGTCTCAATTGCGTTCGCGTTTGACGCTGGCCAGCATCGTTGGATCATTCCCGTTGTTTATATACACGTTGTTCGGCGGAGCGATCGTGCGAATGGCGTTGCGAGCGATCGGGCAAGTCCGTTTGATTGACGAAACAACGATCCATCGGATTTCGGGTGCTTCGATGGATCTATTGGTCGTCGCCGCCGTCGCGACACTGAATTTGGCCGCGGTGGCGTCTTTGTGGGTGCCTTTGGCCATTCTCTTTGTGGCCGGATCGATCTGGTCGACATTCTGTTTGTTGTTTTTGTCTCGAAAGATTTTGCCGGCTGACAAATGGTTCCCGCTGGGGCTGATCAATTTCGGAATGTCCACCGGCACGACCGCGACCGGATTCGTTTTGCTGCGTGTCGTTGACCCAGAACTGAAAACCGGTGCGGCGGAGGATTACGCGTTGGCGGCGCCTCTGTCGGCACCCTTCGTTGGCGGTGGGATGATCACCGTTGCGATGCCCCTGGTCGTGCTTTCGCGAATTTCGATCGCCTGGCCAGCCCTCTTGCTGGCGACTTTGCTGGTGGTGTTGATCGTTCTGGGGATTCGATCGAGACGATCCATTTGA
- a CDS encoding amidophosphoribosyltransferase, with protein sequence MAELNHECGVAAIYHLSGRGRSPVCTDDGPRQISRLLPRMLLDIQNRGQLAAGMSTFDPDRPALLKTRRDVGTVTEVFRLNHRAKAESLMKSLAGRAAIGHVRYATCGADDRNYAQPFERRHIHKRKWFSFCFNGQLANYTLLKQRLLADGDHHLALDTDTEIILHEIARLLSQSQERVDWIDVLKQVTAGFDGAYSMALLTAEGEMLVARDPLGIKPMCYIHEGPLFACASESVALLNLGFEPDQIRSLPPGHAILIDPDEGFRMERFAEPETPKHCFFEWIYFANVASTLDDRSVYLSRTNLGRELADAEREFGRVPLDDPDTIIVPVPDTSKAAADSMAYELSIPCREGLIRNRYAGRTFIEGGRARKAKAAAKYTPLREVLQGKRVILVEDSIVRSTTMNALLDRIRDVGGAKEIHVRVACPPIVAPCFYGIDMSTIDQLIAPKYFSLTGELDEESQQRMADDLGADSLQYLPVSAIARAINLPEEHLCQACVTGKYPTPIGQHLYQIACDNRGARVNNQRTYEQLAAAVAGE encoded by the coding sequence ATGGCTGAATTGAATCACGAATGCGGCGTTGCCGCGATCTACCACCTCTCTGGTCGCGGGCGCAGCCCCGTGTGCACGGACGATGGACCGCGACAAATTTCGCGTCTGTTGCCCCGCATGTTGCTCGACATCCAAAATCGCGGGCAACTCGCCGCTGGGATGTCCACCTTCGACCCTGATCGTCCCGCGCTACTGAAAACGCGTCGCGACGTTGGAACGGTGACCGAAGTCTTCCGCCTAAACCATCGGGCGAAAGCGGAATCACTGATGAAATCGCTGGCGGGACGCGCCGCGATCGGTCACGTTCGCTACGCGACCTGCGGAGCAGACGACCGGAATTACGCTCAACCGTTCGAGCGTCGGCACATCCACAAACGCAAATGGTTCAGCTTCTGCTTCAACGGGCAATTGGCGAACTACACGCTTCTGAAGCAACGGTTGCTCGCCGATGGCGACCACCATCTGGCACTCGATACCGACACAGAGATCATTCTTCACGAGATCGCTCGATTGCTGTCGCAGTCGCAAGAACGAGTCGACTGGATTGATGTCTTGAAACAAGTCACGGCCGGTTTCGATGGTGCCTACTCGATGGCACTGTTGACCGCGGAAGGCGAGATGTTGGTCGCTCGCGATCCGTTGGGCATCAAGCCGATGTGCTACATCCACGAAGGCCCGCTGTTTGCCTGTGCCAGTGAAAGCGTCGCGCTTTTGAACCTTGGTTTCGAGCCGGATCAGATTCGATCTTTGCCGCCTGGTCACGCGATTCTGATCGATCCAGACGAAGGATTCCGAATGGAACGATTCGCGGAACCCGAAACGCCCAAGCACTGCTTCTTTGAGTGGATCTACTTCGCAAATGTCGCCAGCACGTTGGACGACCGAAGTGTCTACCTTTCGCGAACCAATCTGGGACGTGAACTGGCCGATGCGGAACGTGAGTTTGGTCGAGTTCCTTTGGATGATCCTGACACGATCATCGTTCCCGTTCCGGACACCAGCAAAGCAGCTGCGGACTCGATGGCCTACGAGTTGTCGATTCCTTGCCGTGAAGGTTTGATCCGCAACCGATACGCAGGACGAACTTTTATCGAAGGCGGACGTGCTCGCAAAGCCAAAGCGGCCGCGAAATACACACCGCTTCGTGAGGTCTTGCAGGGCAAACGAGTCATCCTGGTGGAGGATTCGATCGTTCGAAGCACAACGATGAACGCTCTCTTGGATCGAATCCGTGACGTTGGCGGTGCGAAGGAGATCCACGTTCGTGTGGCTTGTCCACCGATTGTTGCTCCGTGTTTCTACGGAATCGACATGAGTACGATTGATCAGCTGATCGCGCCCAAGTACTTCTCGTTGACCGGCGAGTTGGACGAAGAATCACAGCAACGAATGGCTGACGATCTCGGTGCGGATTCGCTGCAGTACTTGCCTGTATCAGCGATCGCACGAGCCATCAATTTGCCGGAAGAGCATTTGTGTCAGGCCTGCGTGACGGGCAAGTACCCCACGCCGATCGGCCAGCATCTGTACCAGATCGCTTGCGACAATCGTGGGGCTCGTGTCAACAATCAACGCACCTACGAACAACTCGCAGCAGCCGTCGCGGGCGAGTGA
- a CDS encoding MaoC family dehydratase, giving the protein MSDSMPIQNAILSSQNATRPDPVVIAKDAPEPTETLYCEDLCVGEKWLSPWRNITADDVRAFSDLTGDFDPLHDEDENGESLLPKSPFGRPVAHGLLGLSVLAGLSTEYPRAATLALVSVSDWNFENPVFFGERVRVVTSVESTEPHGRRAAKITWHRQLVSDDGRTLQQGKFVTLVASNKRYRSKPR; this is encoded by the coding sequence ATGTCCGATTCGATGCCAATTCAGAATGCGATCCTCTCTTCGCAGAATGCGACTCGCCCGGATCCCGTCGTCATCGCGAAGGATGCCCCTGAGCCCACCGAGACTCTGTACTGCGAGGACCTCTGCGTCGGCGAGAAATGGCTGAGTCCGTGGCGGAACATCACCGCGGATGATGTTCGAGCATTTTCCGATCTGACCGGTGACTTCGATCCTTTGCACGATGAAGATGAGAATGGCGAGAGCCTTCTGCCAAAATCGCCTTTCGGTCGACCGGTCGCGCACGGGCTGCTTGGGCTGAGCGTTTTGGCGGGGCTGTCGACCGAGTACCCACGTGCAGCGACTTTGGCTTTGGTGTCTGTTAGCGATTGGAACTTTGAGAACCCCGTCTTCTTCGGCGAACGAGTTCGCGTGGTGACGTCGGTCGAGTCGACCGAGCCTCACGGACGTCGCGCTGCGAAAATCACTTGGCATCGACAACTTGTCAGCGACGATGGGCGAACGCTGCAACAAGGCAAGTTTGTCACCTTGGTTGCCTCCAACAAACGCTACCGCAGCAAGCCCCGCTAA
- a CDS encoding NAD(P)-binding domain-containing protein translates to MKPTEPNAAAPHEPNRVCDVVVVGGGPIGIETAIEMRRNGIDAIVVEAGPLGHTISWWAPQTRWFSSNDRISIAGVPLNTVDQAKASREEYLTYLRCVVDQFKVPVETFSRVEKIEPRPDEPRRWQVRVQSKWIEASAVVLAIGGTDHPNRLNIPGEDLPHVDGYLREAHHYHGRRVLIVGGRNSAVEAAIRLHRVGANVTLSYHREELPTTSIKYWLRPEIDGLIRSKAIEALFESRVTAITPERVDLEQTLPDGRHHTLHMHFDDVLTLIGYDQDKTLFKQLGIAMEDPGGKPVHDDATMETALPGIYVAGTAVGGTQSSKYQVFLENCHDHATKITKHLLENGIGRSEPSDEAQTDSSSDTALNRQIEMNPES, encoded by the coding sequence GTGAAACCGACTGAACCCAACGCCGCGGCACCGCATGAACCCAATCGCGTTTGCGACGTGGTGGTGGTCGGTGGCGGCCCGATTGGAATCGAAACCGCGATCGAAATGCGGCGAAATGGAATTGATGCGATCGTGGTTGAGGCTGGTCCGCTCGGTCACACGATCTCTTGGTGGGCACCTCAAACACGTTGGTTCAGCAGCAACGACCGGATCTCGATCGCCGGCGTTCCTCTCAACACGGTTGATCAAGCCAAAGCGAGCCGGGAAGAGTACCTGACCTACCTGCGCTGCGTCGTTGACCAATTCAAAGTTCCGGTGGAGACGTTTTCAAGAGTCGAAAAGATCGAACCTCGTCCGGACGAGCCTCGCCGTTGGCAGGTTCGAGTCCAATCAAAGTGGATCGAAGCGTCGGCGGTTGTGCTGGCCATTGGCGGAACGGATCACCCCAACCGGTTGAACATTCCCGGCGAAGACCTACCGCACGTCGATGGTTATCTCCGCGAGGCTCACCACTACCACGGGCGTCGCGTGTTGATTGTCGGTGGTCGCAACAGTGCAGTGGAAGCGGCGATTCGGTTGCATCGCGTCGGCGCCAATGTCACGCTCAGCTACCACCGGGAAGAACTGCCCACGACGAGCATCAAGTACTGGCTGCGACCCGAGATCGATGGCCTGATCCGCAGCAAGGCGATCGAAGCGTTGTTCGAAAGCCGCGTGACCGCGATCACACCTGAACGAGTTGACTTGGAGCAAACGCTGCCCGATGGGCGGCATCACACTTTGCACATGCATTTCGATGATGTGCTGACCTTGATCGGGTACGACCAAGACAAGACGTTGTTCAAACAACTTGGGATTGCGATGGAAGATCCCGGCGGCAAACCAGTCCACGACGACGCGACGATGGAAACGGCATTGCCCGGGATTTATGTCGCTGGAACCGCAGTCGGAGGCACCCAAAGCAGCAAGTATCAAGTGTTCTTGGAAAATTGCCACGACCACGCGACGAAGATCACCAAGCACCTTTTGGAAAACGGCATTGGCCGATCTGAACCCAGCGATGAAGCTCAGACGGATTCGTCGTCCGACACGGCTCTCAATCGCCAAATTGAGATGAATCCCGAGAGCTGA
- a CDS encoding 3-keto-disaccharide hydrolase: MDPTSMTNLLFANTLTTNKMTTIAICVAVALANAASVHAETPATVPAESGLTSIFNGKDLTGWSGDERLWSVRDGVIHGETTPENKANGNTFLIWEDGSTKNFEVRLSFRCNATNNSGIQYRSKHITDKSARNKWVVRGYQHELRNEKDFPNISGFIYDEGGRRGRICLVGEKAVWKDGKKKVLENFMDEAEFQELFNLDDWNEVVIIGKGNHIQHFMNGKLILDFTDEQPELTLLDGKLALQLHAGKPMWTEFKNIRFKSLD; the protein is encoded by the coding sequence ATGGATCCCACCTCGATGACCAACTTGCTCTTCGCAAACACCCTGACGACCAACAAGATGACGACGATTGCAATTTGCGTCGCCGTGGCCCTGGCGAATGCCGCTAGCGTTCATGCCGAAACGCCCGCCACCGTGCCCGCCGAGAGCGGATTGACCTCGATCTTCAACGGCAAAGATCTGACCGGATGGAGTGGCGATGAACGCTTGTGGTCCGTTCGTGACGGAGTCATCCACGGCGAAACCACACCCGAAAACAAAGCCAACGGAAACACGTTTCTGATCTGGGAAGACGGCAGCACCAAGAACTTCGAAGTCCGCTTGTCATTCCGCTGCAACGCGACGAACAATTCGGGAATTCAGTATCGGTCGAAGCACATCACCGACAAATCAGCTCGCAACAAGTGGGTTGTCCGTGGTTATCAACACGAGCTTCGCAACGAAAAGGATTTCCCGAACATCTCCGGTTTCATCTACGACGAAGGTGGCCGCCGAGGTCGCATTTGCTTGGTTGGCGAGAAAGCAGTTTGGAAAGACGGCAAGAAGAAGGTCCTCGAAAACTTCATGGACGAAGCTGAATTCCAAGAGCTATTCAACCTGGATGACTGGAACGAAGTCGTCATCATCGGCAAAGGCAACCACATCCAACACTTCATGAACGGAAAGCTGATTCTCGACTTCACCGACGAGCAACCTGAACTGACATTGCTCGATGGCAAACTCGCGTTGCAACTGCACGCTGGCAAACCAATGTGGACCGAATTCAAAAACATTCGTTTCAAATCGTTGGACTGA
- a CDS encoding GMC family oxidoreductase, whose protein sequence is MTPMEVERPDLFSNGTVILGGGLCGLILAHELAQSLESKYGANAPCVWVIEAPSGPVPTRDQHRPARWLRLLGGEADYQLQTQPSTALAGRSIHWPRGKGLGGSGRINSMIWFPPTDADRQSLTKLLLPEQRPNAEFPSAESQAEIKLQLLKAFDRALEIVRPERPRWLSPTSTAFLESVSKLPSGCFHAYDRLNRNGRRWTAADLLADLQQSNPDAAKRIRIVRASVSSLRIDNDAVIGIRWSDGRTSQIANGVELVSSLGAIGSPTLLHRSGLTHPQIGQNLHDHLIMPVIHSHEGHAFSDSTSDTRELARWQHSGGGPIACNIAECGGIDEDQRWQLHVTPTDYLRFPKDTRRPAMTIGVNVTCPRSRGSMSWTEDETIIDAGYWSDDRDRIELLDGVRWVRELVKQSGFDRRLRSELIPGSKRQTDEAICAAMARYTQTLYHPAGTCALGDVVNPNFRVRGLANLRVVDASLLAEPTTGNPTATLAMLACYAAAQLSRE, encoded by the coding sequence ATGACACCGATGGAGGTCGAACGACCCGACCTGTTTTCGAATGGGACCGTGATCTTGGGCGGCGGTTTGTGCGGCCTGATCTTGGCGCACGAACTGGCTCAGTCGCTCGAATCAAAATACGGGGCCAATGCACCCTGTGTTTGGGTGATTGAAGCTCCGTCGGGACCAGTTCCCACGCGCGACCAGCATCGTCCCGCTCGTTGGTTGCGATTACTCGGTGGCGAAGCGGACTACCAGTTGCAAACGCAACCCTCGACTGCGTTGGCTGGTCGGTCGATCCATTGGCCACGAGGGAAAGGCTTGGGAGGCAGCGGACGGATCAACTCGATGATCTGGTTCCCACCCACCGACGCCGACCGTCAATCGTTGACGAAATTGCTCCTGCCTGAGCAGCGTCCGAACGCTGAGTTTCCGAGCGCTGAGTCGCAGGCCGAGATCAAGCTGCAACTTCTAAAAGCCTTTGATCGCGCGCTCGAAATTGTTCGTCCCGAGCGTCCTCGCTGGCTCAGCCCCACCAGCACGGCTTTTTTGGAGTCAGTATCAAAACTACCGAGCGGTTGCTTTCACGCCTACGATCGACTGAATCGAAACGGTCGTCGGTGGACAGCCGCGGATCTGCTCGCGGATCTGCAGCAAAGCAATCCCGACGCAGCCAAGCGAATTCGCATCGTTCGCGCGAGCGTGTCATCCTTGAGAATCGACAACGATGCAGTCATAGGCATCCGTTGGTCTGATGGCCGAACGAGCCAAATTGCAAATGGCGTTGAATTGGTTTCGTCACTTGGTGCAATTGGCTCACCGACGCTGCTTCATCGAAGCGGTCTGACTCATCCTCAGATCGGTCAAAACTTGCACGATCATTTGATCATGCCAGTCATCCATTCTCACGAAGGTCACGCATTCTCAGACTCAACCTCTGACACGCGTGAGCTGGCTCGATGGCAACACAGCGGTGGCGGACCAATCGCTTGCAACATCGCCGAGTGTGGTGGAATCGACGAAGACCAACGTTGGCAACTGCACGTGACTCCGACTGACTACCTTCGATTCCCCAAGGACACTCGCCGTCCCGCGATGACCATCGGAGTCAACGTGACGTGTCCACGTTCGCGCGGAAGCATGAGTTGGACGGAGGACGAAACCATCATCGATGCTGGTTACTGGAGTGACGATCGAGACCGGATCGAGTTGCTCGACGGAGTTCGTTGGGTGCGAGAACTGGTGAAGCAATCCGGATTCGATCGGCGGCTACGGTCCGAACTAATTCCGGGTTCCAAGCGACAAACGGACGAAGCCATTTGCGCCGCGATGGCTCGCTACACACAAACGCTTTACCACCCCGCCGGCACCTGTGCACTCGGCGATGTCGTCAACCCAAATTTTCGCGTTCGCGGGCTGGCGAACTTGCGAGTGGTCGATGCGTCATTGTTGGCCGAACCGACCACGGGGAATCCCACCGCAACACTTGCGATGTTGGCTTGCTACGCCGCTGCCCAACTGAGCCGCGAGTAG